The Chitinophagales bacterium genome has a window encoding:
- the rfbA gene encoding glucose-1-phosphate thymidylyltransferase RfbA: MKGIILAGGSGTRLYPLTIAVSKQLMPVYDKPMIYYPLSTLLLAGINEILIITTPDDQSGFKKLLGDGSQIGCKFEYVVQPSPDGLAQAFILGEEFIGQDSVALVLGDNIFYGSGMGKLLQNKANPDGAVVFAYQVSDPERYGVVEFDDSFKVKSIEEKPQNPKSNFAVPGLYFYDNDVVEIAKNMKPSPRGELEITDVNKVYLEKGKLEVGVLDRGTAWLDTGTFDSLQEAGQFIEVIEKRQGLKVGCIEEIAYRKGYINKEQLLVLAEKFKKSGYGDYLYMIANETRYSI; encoded by the coding sequence ATGAAAGGTATCATACTTGCCGGGGGGTCCGGTACAAGATTATATCCATTGACAATAGCAGTAAGCAAGCAACTGATGCCTGTTTACGACAAACCAATGATCTACTACCCGCTTTCAACTTTGTTGCTGGCAGGCATAAACGAGATACTTATTATCACTACCCCCGATGACCAGTCAGGTTTTAAAAAGCTGTTAGGTGACGGTAGCCAGATAGGCTGCAAATTCGAATATGTTGTTCAACCAAGCCCGGACGGACTGGCGCAGGCATTCATATTGGGTGAAGAGTTTATCGGCCAGGACTCTGTAGCACTGGTATTAGGCGATAATATTTTCTATGGTTCAGGTATGGGCAAATTGTTGCAAAACAAGGCTAACCCGGATGGTGCCGTAGTATTTGCCTACCAGGTAAGTGATCCTGAACGTTATGGCGTTGTTGAATTTGATGACAGCTTTAAAGTAAAAAGCATAGAAGAGAAACCACAGAATCCAAAATCGAACTTTGCCGTACCGGGGTTGTACTTCTACGATAATGATGTGGTAGAAATAGCCAAAAATATGAAACCATCACCCAGAGGTGAGCTGGAAATAACAGATGTAAATAAAGTATACCTTGAGAAAGGGAAACTGGAAGTGGGTGTTTTGGACAGGGGCACAGCATGGCTGGATACCGGCACATTCGATTCGCTACAGGAGGCCGGCCAGTTTATTGAAGTAATAGAAAAACGCCAGGGCCTGAAAGTGGGTTGTATTGAAGAGATAGCCTACCGTAAGGGCTATATAAACAAAGAACAGTTACTGGTTTTGGCAGAAAAGTTCAAAAAGAGTGGTTATGGAGACTACCTGTACATGATAGCCAACGAAACCAGGTATAGTATTTAG
- the rfbB gene encoding dTDP-glucose 4,6-dehydratase, which translates to MKKTLLITGGAGFIGSHVVRLFVNKYPDYHIINLDALTYAGNLENLKDIEHSSNYTFVKADITEAEVMNDLFKQYNFDGVIHLAAESHVDRSITDPNAFIKTNVMGTANLLNAAKELWKDNYEGKLFYHVSTDEVYGSLGETGFFLETTPYDPQSPYSASKASSDHLVRAYGNTYGLPFVITNCSNNYGQNQFPEKLIPLFINNIRNKKPLPVYGDGKYTRDWLYVVDHARAIDTVYHTGKQGETYNIGGFNEWQNIELIKILCTQMDKKLGRAEGESAELITYVKDRPGHDRRYAIDANKIKNELGWEPSVTFEEGLSITIDWYLANEEWLNHVTSGAYQHYYEKQYN; encoded by the coding sequence ATGAAAAAGACACTGTTGATAACTGGAGGAGCCGGATTTATTGGCTCGCATGTAGTAAGGTTGTTTGTAAATAAATACCCTGACTATCATATTATCAATCTTGACGCCCTGACCTATGCCGGCAACCTGGAAAACCTGAAGGATATTGAACATTCCTCAAACTATACTTTTGTAAAGGCAGACATAACTGAAGCAGAAGTAATGAATGACCTGTTTAAGCAATATAATTTTGATGGTGTAATTCATCTTGCGGCAGAAAGTCATGTAGATCGTTCCATTACTGACCCTAATGCATTTATCAAGACCAATGTAATGGGCACTGCCAACCTGCTCAATGCCGCAAAAGAGCTTTGGAAGGATAATTACGAAGGGAAGCTTTTCTACCATGTGTCTACAGACGAAGTATATGGCTCACTGGGAGAAACCGGATTTTTCCTTGAGACAACGCCATACGATCCTCAATCGCCCTACTCAGCCTCAAAGGCTTCTTCTGACCACTTGGTGCGTGCTTATGGAAATACATATGGTTTACCATTTGTCATCACCAACTGCTCGAACAATTATGGTCAGAACCAATTTCCCGAGAAACTGATCCCATTGTTTATTAACAACATCCGCAATAAAAAGCCTCTGCCGGTATATGGAGATGGCAAGTACACCCGTGACTGGCTATACGTGGTAGATCATGCCCGCGCGATAGATACGGTTTATCATACCGGCAAGCAAGGTGAAACCTATAATATCGGAGGTTTTAATGAGTGGCAGAATATTGAGCTGATAAAAATATTGTGTACCCAGATGGATAAGAAGCTGGGGCGTGCTGAAGGAGAATCAGCTGAGCTGATCACCTATGTAAAAGACCGTCCCGGGCACGACCGCAGGTATGCGATTGATGCCAACAAGATAAAAAATGAGCTGGGTTGGGAACCCTCTGTCACATTTGAAGAAGGATTGAGTATTACTATAGACTGGTACCTGGCCAATGAAGAGTGGTTAAACCACGTAACATCAGGTGCTTATCAACATTATTACGAAAAACAGTATAATTAA
- a CDS encoding aryl-sulfate sulfotransferase has product MKKNVYPLLLTLSAVISLYSCRKENTSFSNIHQQIDVVIDTPVVHERYEILSAVYDFKDWYRPGRLQVFDIEGNLLKEKIIETALLDFARWKVNGQYRYSYIALDPTIQTMKGVGYMPGHVTILNENLDEINQLLLLPYNGRTMALPVDAHDFIYLDDDHYITMSYVETAVDNIPASLNPAQDIKVVACIIQEVKNGQVVFEWNATDYPEFYTTSVEGNDFTNSSAVRDYAHLNSIFIDPNDNNIVASFRNLDQVVKIHRQTGKILWRLGGTNSDFVLNTQQKFLRQHHATITKGDNTLLMFDNGDQTLRPYSRVVEFKLNEVTRVVTGFKAIDVPENAFGQYMGSVQKTGNSYFIGCGSASKIYEVDNKTLQVIFQKKLDGPSYRSYKY; this is encoded by the coding sequence ATGAAGAAAAACGTTTATCCATTATTGCTGACATTGTCGGCAGTAATAAGCCTTTACTCGTGTAGGAAAGAAAATACTTCTTTCTCCAACATTCATCAGCAAATTGATGTCGTTATCGATACTCCGGTAGTGCACGAAAGGTATGAAATATTAAGTGCTGTGTATGATTTTAAGGACTGGTATCGTCCCGGCAGATTACAGGTATTTGATATTGAGGGTAACCTGCTCAAAGAAAAGATAATTGAAACAGCATTGCTGGACTTTGCACGCTGGAAGGTGAACGGGCAATACAGGTATTCGTATATAGCATTAGACCCAACCATACAGACAATGAAGGGAGTCGGTTATATGCCGGGACATGTGACCATTCTGAATGAAAATCTTGACGAAATAAATCAACTGTTGTTATTGCCTTATAATGGCAGAACAATGGCGTTGCCGGTAGATGCACATGACTTTATTTACCTGGACGATGATCACTATATAACAATGTCATATGTTGAAACTGCGGTTGATAATATTCCTGCTTCTTTGAATCCTGCACAGGATATCAAAGTTGTTGCATGCATCATACAGGAGGTAAAGAACGGACAGGTTGTTTTTGAATGGAATGCAACCGACTATCCTGAATTTTATACTACAAGTGTCGAGGGAAATGATTTTACAAATAGTAGTGCTGTAAGGGATTATGCACACCTTAACAGTATCTTCATTGATCCGAATGATAATAATATTGTTGCATCTTTCCGCAACCTGGACCAGGTGGTAAAGATACACAGGCAAACTGGTAAGATACTCTGGAGACTTGGTGGAACAAACAGCGACTTTGTTTTAAACACACAACAGAAGTTCTTAAGGCAACATCATGCTACGATTACCAAAGGAGATAATACGTTACTTATGTTTGACAATGGTGACCAGACTTTAAGGCCTTATTCCAGGGTGGTTGAGTTTAAACTGAACGAAGTGACAAGAGTAGTAACTGGTTTTAAAGCTATTGATGTGCCGGAAAATGCATTCGGTCAGTATATGGGCTCTGTACAAAAGACAGGTAATTCTTATTTTATAGGCTGCGGTTCTGCTTCCAAAATATACGAAGTGGATAATAAAACACTGCAGGTGATCTTCCAGAAAAAACTGGACGGCCCTTCTTACAGGAGTTATAAATACTAA
- a CDS encoding DUF4249 domain-containing protein — protein sequence MSINIPGSNTFRITGIAALFCGLITFLSCEKEVKIDLNTGEPRLVVEGGIENDLPPIVLLTKSIGYFDKITLETLQNTSVHGAEVYVSNGTKTVQLHEYSVDTGNNGVKFYYYSLIDFNNPVIPPLDSFMVGEIEKYYILTIKYEGQTYTSTTKIPNPTPIDSILTKVPDRPAADTHSRTLQVYFKDPDTAGNYVRYYTSRNDEPMYPGLNSVYSDEIIDGKLFNTEFVLGEPRSTTKPFDSLGLCYPGDSITFKWAAIDKNVYDFWNTYEFALGTLGSPFATPIQVKSNISNNALGVWAGYGALYYTLKVK from the coding sequence ATGTCAATAAATATTCCAGGCAGCAATACCTTCAGGATCACAGGGATTGCTGCTTTGTTTTGTGGCCTTATAACCTTTCTTTCCTGCGAAAAAGAGGTTAAGATCGACCTGAATACCGGTGAGCCGAGGCTGGTTGTAGAAGGTGGCATTGAGAATGACCTACCTCCTATCGTACTACTCACAAAATCTATAGGTTATTTTGATAAGATAACGCTTGAGACTTTACAAAACACTTCTGTTCATGGTGCTGAAGTATATGTAAGCAACGGAACTAAAACAGTACAACTTCATGAATATTCGGTTGATACAGGCAATAATGGTGTTAAGTTCTATTACTACAGTCTTATTGATTTTAATAATCCGGTCATTCCACCCCTGGATTCATTTATGGTAGGTGAAATTGAAAAATACTATATATTAACCATTAAATACGAAGGCCAGACGTACACATCTACCACTAAAATACCTAACCCCACACCAATAGACTCAATACTGACGAAAGTACCGGACAGGCCCGCTGCAGATACTCATTCAAGAACACTACAGGTATACTTCAAAGACCCTGACACCGCAGGCAATTATGTAAGATATTATACCTCAAGAAATGATGAACCCATGTACCCAGGCCTCAACTCAGTTTACTCTGATGAAATAATAGATGGTAAACTGTTCAATACAGAGTTTGTATTGGGAGAACCAAGGTCCACGACCAAACCATTTGATTCATTGGGGCTATGTTATCCCGGTGATAGCATCACTTTTAAATGGGCGGCCATTGACAAAAATGTATATGACTTCTGGAATACCTATGAGTTTGCACTGGGCACTTTAGGCAGTCCGTTTGCAACACCCATACAGGTCAAATCTAACATAAGTAACAATGCCTTAGGTGTATGGGCAGGATATGGGGCATTGTACTACACCCTGAAAGTAAAATAG
- a CDS encoding L,D-transpeptidase family protein, whose protein sequence is MPHKFLKILLPVLLIATSTFAQDDIKTFKNFQFSFSRVSGAYAKFNDSIQRMFRHKGLQYPPRDIYIRAFKAQNELELWARDNSNEEYKLIKNYRICALSGILGPKRWEGDRQVPEGFYFIEDFNPRSDYYLSMLVSYPNYSDLLLSNKQKPGGDIYIHGGCSTIGCMPMTNNVIEELYVICLNAKLSGEMNIPVHIFPTRFTRNGLNFLGREYGQEDEKQKFWVNMKYQYDYFERNHKILPVLYTPEGEYVYGN, encoded by the coding sequence ATGCCACATAAGTTTTTAAAAATATTGCTACCGGTCTTGTTGATAGCTACGTCAACATTTGCACAAGACGACATCAAAACATTTAAGAATTTTCAATTCTCCTTCAGCAGGGTTTCCGGCGCGTATGCTAAGTTCAACGATAGCATTCAGCGGATGTTCAGGCATAAAGGCCTGCAATACCCACCAAGAGATATTTACATCAGGGCTTTCAAAGCGCAGAACGAACTGGAGTTGTGGGCACGTGATAATTCCAACGAAGAATATAAACTGATAAAGAACTACAGGATATGCGCGTTGTCTGGCATATTAGGGCCGAAGAGGTGGGAAGGTGACCGCCAGGTGCCCGAAGGCTTTTATTTTATTGAAGACTTCAACCCCCGCAGTGATTATTATCTGTCTATGCTGGTGAGCTATCCTAACTATTCGGACCTGCTGCTGAGCAACAAGCAAAAACCCGGTGGTGATATTTATATTCACGGCGGTTGCTCAACCATTGGCTGTATGCCCATGACAAATAATGTAATAGAAGAGTTGTATGTAATATGCCTGAATGCTAAGCTAAGTGGCGAGATGAATATACCCGTTCATATCTTCCCTACCCGTTTTACCAGGAATGGACTCAACTTCCTGGGACGTGAATATGGCCAGGAAGATGAAAAGCAAAAATTCTGGGTGAATATGAAATACCAATACGATTACTTTGAACGTAACCACAAAATATTACCGGTATTGTATACACCAGAAGGTGAATATGTATACGGCAACTAA
- the hppD gene encoding 4-hydroxyphenylpyruvate dioxygenase has protein sequence MDTQTASQKMALAKDFLPINGTDYIEFYVGNAKQAAHYYKTAFGFQTVAYSGPETGVRDRASYVLQQGKIRLVLTTPLKSDHPISEHIKKHGDGVKVLALWVDDAYSAFEETTKRGAKPHTEPITLTDEDGEVKMSGIYTYGETVHMFIERKNYNGVFMPGFKPMTSEYNPTETGLLYVDHCVGNVGWGRMNETVQWYEDVMGFANILTFDDKQITTEYSALMSKVMSNGNGYVKFPINEPAEGKKKSQIEEYLDFYEGEGVQHIAVATADILKTVKELKSRGIEFLDTPDAYYETLLERVGDIDEEVKQLQELKILVDRDEEGYLLQIFTKPQEDRPTLFFEIIQRKGAQSFGAGNFKALFESIEREQEKRGNL, from the coding sequence ATGGATACACAAACAGCAAGCCAGAAAATGGCATTGGCGAAGGATTTCCTTCCTATCAATGGAACCGACTATATCGAGTTTTATGTAGGTAACGCCAAGCAGGCGGCACATTATTACAAAACCGCTTTCGGGTTTCAGACAGTAGCTTATTCCGGTCCGGAAACAGGCGTGAGAGACAGAGCATCATATGTATTGCAACAAGGCAAGATTCGCCTGGTACTGACCACTCCTTTAAAATCAGACCACCCTATATCTGAGCATATCAAAAAACATGGTGATGGTGTAAAAGTACTGGCCCTGTGGGTGGATGATGCATACAGCGCTTTTGAAGAAACTACAAAGCGTGGTGCAAAACCTCATACTGAGCCAATAACACTTACTGACGAAGACGGTGAGGTGAAAATGTCAGGTATCTATACCTATGGCGAAACCGTTCACATGTTTATTGAGCGTAAGAACTATAATGGTGTATTTATGCCAGGCTTCAAGCCAATGACCAGTGAATACAACCCAACAGAAACCGGGTTACTGTATGTAGACCACTGCGTGGGTAATGTTGGCTGGGGCCGCATGAATGAAACCGTACAATGGTATGAAGATGTTATGGGCTTTGCCAACATCCTGACATTTGACGACAAGCAGATAACGACCGAGTACTCTGCCCTGATGAGTAAGGTAATGAGTAATGGTAACGGCTATGTGAAGTTCCCTATCAATGAACCAGCTGAGGGCAAAAAGAAATCACAGATAGAAGAATACCTGGATTTTTATGAAGGTGAGGGCGTTCAACATATTGCGGTTGCTACAGCCGACATACTGAAAACCGTAAAAGAGCTTAAATCACGAGGTATTGAATTCCTGGATACGCCGGATGCTTATTATGAGACCCTACTGGAGCGTGTAGGAGATATTGATGAAGAGGTGAAACAACTGCAAGAGCTGAAAATACTTGTAGACCGGGACGAAGAAGGTTACCTGCTGCAAATATTCACAAAACCACAGGAAGACCGCCCGACATTGTTCTTTGAAATAATACAGCGTAAAGGCGCACAAAGTTTTGGTGCCGGAAACTTCAAAGCTTTGTTCGAATCTATAGAACGCGAGCAAGAGAAGCGGGGTAACTTATAG
- a CDS encoding M48 family metalloprotease gives MDHLFPQTPELIYAIGWALMHALWQGLLIYALLRLALRFIPGNYSSLRYYTALSALGVLIGWFGSTLLYQYNNMMLQQDAGNAVATTMFIYDPGTGIETAPVWNKLLVWYSMHTGAIVGLYITGMLLLACRLLYNLFLVNKLRTTGLSDVPDQWMGILSKCCQTLQINKNIRLHLSEIVSVPMVMGALKPVVLMPIALAGNLSLQETETILLHELAHIKRNDYLLNIIQMFIETILFYNPFVWLISSIVRKEREHCCDDIVINRTGDRLPYARALATLETYRLNPAQPALAVSGDKNLLLTRIKRIMEMRKNNINPGQLMAVSTAVLLLIVSVTFIIPEVKAQDKKDKNDKKKTEQNAQTGKTTNVSTPGGKINATSGSASGGKTSSSTKVIVTDYSKDQLEKDIEKEALKTAKLALETANGVLTEIDLGDLISSAIEDVDWESISTELNDSLEKVDWTAIQADVKDAMREVNRAMKEAQQNIKEAGKEMSHTYNKAQHDKEIAEAKRELAEARRQMTVAARELAELRREQAQAKREEMRAYAHEMRRHNDDLSDDEIYIARNGKRVPLAPTAEIYVSSSRDRLLKAMEKDGLIDRRNGFKIEKKGNKLTIDGVRQSKEVMNKYERLLGAGDLTIKGNYRSIKISVDK, from the coding sequence ATGGATCATTTGTTTCCCCAGACACCAGAACTTATTTACGCCATCGGCTGGGCATTGATGCATGCACTGTGGCAAGGACTGCTGATATATGCTCTGCTGAGACTGGCATTGCGTTTTATTCCCGGCAACTATTCATCATTACGTTATTATACTGCTTTGTCTGCGCTTGGCGTACTCATAGGTTGGTTTGGCAGTACCCTGCTATACCAGTATAACAATATGATGTTGCAACAGGATGCAGGTAATGCCGTAGCAACTACTATGTTTATTTATGACCCCGGCACAGGCATTGAAACAGCCCCAGTATGGAATAAACTACTGGTATGGTACAGCATGCATACTGGAGCAATAGTAGGCTTGTATATTACCGGAATGCTATTGCTGGCATGCAGGTTATTATACAACCTGTTCCTGGTAAATAAACTGAGAACTACAGGTTTATCTGACGTACCTGACCAATGGATGGGGATATTGTCGAAATGCTGCCAGACGCTGCAGATCAACAAGAATATACGACTCCACCTGTCTGAAATAGTAAGTGTGCCCATGGTGATGGGGGCTTTGAAGCCTGTAGTGCTCATGCCTATAGCACTGGCGGGCAACCTGAGCCTGCAGGAAACTGAAACGATATTACTACACGAACTGGCGCATATAAAACGAAATGATTACCTGCTGAATATTATCCAGATGTTCATCGAAACTATCTTATTCTACAACCCTTTTGTATGGCTGATATCGTCAATAGTACGGAAGGAGCGGGAGCATTGCTGTGATGATATAGTCATCAACCGTACCGGAGACAGGCTACCGTATGCCAGGGCCCTGGCAACACTGGAAACCTATCGGCTAAATCCTGCACAGCCCGCGCTGGCAGTAAGTGGCGACAAAAATTTATTATTAACCAGGATAAAAAGGATTATGGAAATGAGAAAGAACAACATCAACCCCGGCCAGCTTATGGCAGTGTCGACAGCTGTGTTGCTGCTCATAGTATCAGTTACCTTCATCATACCTGAGGTAAAAGCACAAGACAAAAAGGATAAAAACGATAAAAAGAAAACAGAACAAAATGCCCAAACCGGCAAAACAACGAATGTTTCAACACCGGGAGGAAAAATCAATGCTACGAGTGGCTCTGCCAGTGGAGGAAAGACCTCATCGTCTACTAAAGTGATTGTAACTGATTACAGTAAAGATCAATTGGAAAAGGACATTGAAAAAGAAGCACTCAAAACAGCCAAGCTGGCACTTGAGACCGCCAACGGTGTATTAACGGAAATAGACCTCGGAGACTTAATCAGCAGCGCTATAGAAGACGTAGACTGGGAAAGTATCAGTACAGAACTCAATGACTCCCTGGAAAAAGTGGATTGGACCGCTATACAGGCAGATGTCAAAGATGCGATGAGAGAAGTGAACCGCGCCATGAAAGAAGCACAACAGAACATAAAGGAAGCAGGCAAGGAAATGTCGCATACCTATAATAAGGCTCAACACGATAAGGAAATAGCAGAAGCAAAAAGGGAACTGGCAGAGGCAAGGCGACAAATGACAGTAGCAGCCAGAGAACTGGCAGAATTAAGGAGAGAACAAGCACAGGCCAAACGCGAGGAAATGAGAGCATATGCTCACGAGATGAGGCGGCACAATGATGACCTTAGTGATGACGAAATATACATAGCGCGCAACGGCAAAAGAGTTCCCCTGGCCCCTACTGCTGAAATATATGTTTCCAGCTCAAGAGACCGGTTGTTGAAAGCTATGGAGAAGGATGGATTAATAGACAGGCGTAATGGTTTCAAAATTGAGAAAAAGGGGAATAAGCTGACTATAGATGGGGTAAGACAATCAAAAGAGGTGATGAACAAATACGAACGGCTGTTGGGCGCCGGAGATCTAACCATAAAAGGCAATTATCGAAGCATAAAAATATCCGTAGACAAATAA
- a CDS encoding DUF445 family protein — protein sequence MLIYLIPFISAFIGYFTNWIAIKMLFHPRKPVNLLGLTIQGIFPKRQKQFAQKLGIMVASELLHFDEIADKLKDPEQLRAISPTIENHIDSFLRIRLKEKIPVVSMFIGDSTIEKLKEGMMEEINTLLPQVIGEYTDGLKAKINIEKMVTEKVENFSSDKLEEILAAIMKKEFRFVEILGGVVGFIIGLLQVAITLLQ from the coding sequence ATGTTGATATACCTGATACCATTTATTTCTGCATTCATAGGTTATTTTACCAACTGGATAGCTATAAAAATGTTGTTCCACCCAAGGAAGCCTGTAAATTTGTTGGGCCTGACTATCCAGGGTATTTTTCCCAAGCGACAGAAACAGTTTGCGCAGAAACTAGGCATTATGGTAGCAAGTGAACTTTTGCACTTTGACGAAATAGCTGACAAATTAAAAGACCCTGAACAGTTAAGAGCTATATCCCCAACTATTGAAAATCATATTGACAGCTTTCTCCGTATCAGGTTAAAAGAAAAGATACCTGTGGTATCTATGTTCATTGGCGATAGTACCATAGAGAAGCTGAAAGAGGGAATGATGGAAGAGATAAACACATTACTACCCCAGGTGATAGGCGAATACACTGATGGACTAAAAGCCAAAATCAACATTGAAAAAATGGTTACAGAAAAAGTAGAGAACTTCAGCAGTGATAAGCTAGAGGAAATACTTGCTGCTATCATGAAAAAGGAATTCCGCTTTGTAGAGATACTGGGAGGTGTTGTTGGTTTTATCATCGGACTATTGCAGGTGGCTATTACTTTGTTACAATAA
- a CDS encoding homogentisate 1,2-dioxygenase produces the protein MSHYYSLGKIPHKRHTQFRNEEGKLYSEQLFSTEGFSSNYSLLYHVHPPTQIIRTEEPVDVSPKAATDNILKHRSYQGFNIKPEANYLDSRKIVLFNNDVQITLAAPQKSLADSFFKNADADEVIFVHEGKGVLKTQYGQIPFGYGDYLVIPRGTIYQVTFEDENNRLFIVESFSPIQFPKRYLSKYGQLLEHAPFCERDVRKPQDLETIDEKGEFLIQTKKKGLLYPIWYANHPFDVVGWDGCEYPYAFSIHDFEPITGRVHQPPPVHQTFDAHNFVICSFVPRLFDYHPAAIPAPYNHSNIDSDEVLYYVDGDFMSRKHVTRGMITLHPAGIPHGPHPGAVEKSIGAKETGELAVMVDTFHPLKMTEYAQGIEDEGYIMSWAE, from the coding sequence ATGTCACATTATTATAGCCTTGGGAAGATACCGCACAAAAGACATACACAATTCAGGAACGAAGAAGGCAAACTGTATTCAGAACAACTGTTTAGTACAGAAGGTTTCTCTTCCAACTACTCGTTGCTATATCATGTGCATCCACCTACGCAAATAATAAGAACAGAAGAACCGGTAGATGTATCCCCCAAAGCAGCAACGGACAATATACTGAAACATCGCAGCTACCAGGGCTTCAATATCAAGCCGGAGGCGAATTACCTGGACAGCCGTAAAATTGTCCTGTTCAACAACGATGTACAGATAACACTGGCTGCACCGCAAAAAAGTCTTGCAGACAGTTTCTTTAAGAATGCAGACGCTGATGAAGTAATATTCGTTCATGAAGGGAAAGGTGTACTGAAAACGCAGTACGGACAAATACCTTTCGGGTACGGAGATTATCTTGTTATACCAAGGGGTACAATATACCAGGTAACATTTGAGGACGAGAACAACAGGCTGTTCATTGTAGAATCATTCAGCCCGATACAATTCCCTAAACGCTACCTGAGCAAATATGGCCAGTTGCTTGAGCATGCTCCATTCTGTGAACGAGATGTACGTAAGCCGCAGGACCTGGAAACAATAGACGAGAAAGGTGAATTCCTGATACAAACCAAAAAGAAGGGACTACTCTACCCTATATGGTATGCCAACCATCCATTTGATGTTGTGGGTTGGGATGGATGTGAATATCCTTATGCTTTCAGTATACACGATTTTGAGCCAATTACCGGCCGCGTGCACCAACCACCACCGGTACACCAAACATTTGACGCACATAACTTCGTTATCTGCTCATTCGTACCGAGATTGTTTGACTATCACCCGGCTGCTATTCCTGCTCCTTATAACCACAGCAACATTGATAGTGATGAAGTACTTTATTATGTTGACGGTGATTTCATGAGCCGCAAGCATGTAACGAGGGGTATGATCACCCTGCACCCAGCAGGCATACCTCACGGACCGCATCCCGGAGCAGTAGAAAAGAGTATAGGAGCTAAAGAGACCGGAGAACTGGCGGTTATGGTTGATACATTCCACCCGCTGAAAATGACTGAATATGCCCAGGGGATAGAAGACGAAGGCTACATCATGAGTTGGGCGGAATAA
- a CDS encoding T9SS type A sorting domain-containing protein, producing the protein MYKNFIFPILLAFFFLSASAQRYSDFSIRLIEPVTTDTVYTDIQFTIKASIRNNGVDTFFMTDSLAFELSFDGSPISFSNGTGFVPYMVLTNKDLWPGDSAGVSFSFTVNKGWKTGPTDICVGVSMLNKVDTILDTVSSNNMSCASITVLDVPVSVNEVKKAIMSVGVYPNPANSIANFSVTLKEPRNVAISLMDITGRVVMTESRNISEKGMISFNTTELPKGMYLYKVQAGSEQAWGKLEVR; encoded by the coding sequence ATGTACAAAAACTTTATTTTCCCGATTCTTCTGGCCTTTTTTTTCCTTTCCGCTTCAGCCCAACGTTATTCCGATTTCAGTATCAGGCTTATAGAACCTGTAACAACAGACACAGTTTATACTGATATACAGTTTACCATAAAAGCTTCTATCAGGAATAATGGTGTTGATACATTTTTTATGACTGACAGCCTTGCTTTTGAATTGTCTTTTGACGGATCTCCTATCAGTTTCAGCAATGGTACCGGGTTTGTTCCATATATGGTACTGACCAATAAAGACCTGTGGCCTGGCGACAGTGCTGGTGTGTCTTTCAGTTTTACGGTCAATAAAGGATGGAAAACAGGACCGACTGATATATGCGTTGGAGTGTCTATGCTTAATAAAGTTGATACTATACTGGATACGGTTAGTAGCAATAACATGAGTTGTGCAAGTATAACTGTTTTGGATGTTCCGGTTTCAGTTAATGAGGTTAAAAAAGCGATTATGTCGGTAGGGGTTTATCCCAATCCTGCAAATAGTATCGCGAATTTTAGTGTAACGCTTAAGGAGCCACGTAATGTAGCTATCTCGCTGATGGATATAACTGGAAGGGTAGTAATGACAGAATCTCGGAATATTTCTGAAAAAGGAATGATAAGTTTCAATACAACAGAACTGCCCAAGGGAATGTATCTCTATAAAGTGCAGGCCGGTAGTGAGCAGGCATGGGGTAAGCTGGAGGTCAGGTAA